One genomic window of Clostridioides sp. ES-S-0054-01 includes the following:
- a CDS encoding aminotransferase class I/II-fold pyridoxal phosphate-dependent enzyme has protein sequence MSNNINQDLETKIIHWGHSADPTTGALATPICQTATFAAKTVEHFEELCMTWGYVYTRECNPTLTELEDKLAMLENAESAISSTSGMGAITSTILALVKSGDHIVSSDGIFSHTKLFMSELLSKFGVEVTFVDAVNPQNVKDAMKPNTKIVYIESPLNPSLDLVDIKTIAEIAHENKSLAIVDSTFGTPIIQRPIDLGADLVIHSLTKFINGHGDTLGGAVAGSKELIDLVRWPSLCCFTGASLPPMSAWMILRGMKTLDMRMKKHCENGLAVAEFLEKEENVELVKYPALKSHPQYELCKTQMNGLGGGVVSFKLKDGINGLTRDQASRRLMNSLELATIATSLGEEHTLVQMNGENLIRIAVGLESSNDIINDFKQAIEKLK, from the coding sequence ATGAGTAATAATATTAATCAAGATTTAGAGACAAAAATAATACATTGGGGACATAGTGCAGACCCAACAACAGGTGCATTAGCTACACCAATATGTCAAACAGCAACATTTGCTGCAAAGACAGTAGAACATTTTGAAGAGTTGTGTATGACATGGGGATATGTTTATACAAGAGAGTGTAATCCTACACTTACAGAGTTAGAGGATAAATTAGCTATGCTTGAAAATGCGGAAAGCGCTATATCTAGTACATCAGGTATGGGGGCAATAACATCTACTATATTGGCATTAGTAAAAAGTGGAGACCATATAGTTAGCTCAGATGGAATATTTTCACACACTAAACTATTTATGTCTGAGTTGTTATCTAAATTTGGAGTTGAAGTTACATTTGTAGATGCAGTAAATCCACAAAATGTAAAAGATGCAATGAAACCAAATACTAAGATAGTTTATATAGAAAGTCCCTTAAATCCATCATTAGATTTAGTAGATATAAAAACAATAGCAGAAATTGCTCATGAAAATAAAAGCTTAGCTATAGTTGATAGTACTTTTGGCACACCAATTATACAAAGACCGATAGATTTAGGTGCAGATTTAGTAATACATAGTCTTACTAAATTTATAAACGGACATGGGGATACTCTAGGGGGAGCAGTAGCAGGTTCAAAAGAATTAATAGATTTAGTTAGATGGCCAAGTCTATGTTGTTTTACAGGAGCATCTTTACCACCAATGAGTGCATGGATGATTTTAAGAGGTATGAAAACGTTAGATATGAGAATGAAAAAGCATTGTGAAAATGGATTAGCAGTGGCAGAGTTTTTAGAGAAAGAGGAAAATGTGGAATTAGTAAAATATCCAGCATTAAAATCTCATCCTCAATATGAGCTTTGTAAAACTCAAATGAATGGTTTAGGTGGAGGTGTAGTTTCATTTAAACTTAAGGATGGTATCAATGGTTTGACAAGAGACCAAGCTAGTAGAAGATTAATGAACTCTTTAGAGCTTGCTACAATAGCAACAAGTCTAGGAGAGGAACATACATTGGTTCAAATGAATGGAGAAAATCTAATAAGAATAGCTGTTGGATTAGAATCTTCGAATGATATAATAAATGACTTTAAACAAGCAATAGAAAAATTAAAATAA
- a CDS encoding DUF3298 domain-containing protein has protein sequence MENYQSTNTCTYNILYVQFNEDFERSKYFSYDVKYPIIYNIRNQSTYVNPVILNNINNAVKMTVNNFKNGLQEEEQEYNNAASQNSLPKQSYWVSTSYAVTFNKNYVLSMILSLMAFTSNSGPKYNTLNNYNIDLTTGKELLLGDIFRDGVDYINIITDYIKSQINENRDMYYSNVELVIPEDQAFYITDDGIVVYFGVDEIAPESFGIPKFKIKFSDFGNFINSRIYCISPDIYVQSRVRTKHFRG, from the coding sequence ATGGAAAATTATCAATCTACAAATACTTGTACATATAATATACTATATGTGCAATTTAATGAAGACTTTGAAAGAAGTAAGTATTTTTCGTATGATGTAAAATATCCTATTATATACAATATTAGAAATCAATCTACCTATGTAAATCCAGTGATTTTAAATAACATAAACAATGCTGTAAAAATGACTGTAAACAATTTTAAAAATGGTTTACAGGAAGAAGAACAAGAATATAATAATGCAGCTTCTCAAAACTCACTTCCAAAGCAGAGTTATTGGGTATCTACTAGTTATGCAGTTACTTTTAATAAAAATTATGTGCTAAGTATGATATTAAGTCTTATGGCTTTTACTAGCAACTCTGGACCTAAGTATAATACATTGAATAATTACAATATAGATTTGACAACTGGAAAAGAACTTTTGCTTGGGGATATTTTTAGAGATGGGGTTGATTATATAAATATAATAACTGATTATATAAAATCTCAAATAAATGAAAATAGAGATATGTACTATTCTAATGTGGAACTAGTCATACCTGAGGACCAAGCTTTTTATATTACAGATGATGGAATTGTTGTTTATTTTGGTGTTGATGAGATAGCACCCGAAAGCTTTGGAATACCTAAGTTCAAAATTAAATTTTCTGATTTTGGAAACTTTATAAATTCACGCATATATTGTATTTCTCCAGACATATATGTTCAATCAAGAGTAAGAACTAAACATTTTAGGGGATAA
- a CDS encoding MerR family transcriptional regulator has product MSKKFSIGEMSKLHKISIQTLRYYDQIGLFKPVHVDQESNYRYYSIDQFSQLDIIKYLKYLGMPLKEIKSKLDENNEEILKLLTNKINIVDEKIKELELIKKVLSTKKETMEKGMKVDEVGKIVRKHIPRRSILSIEYEEGLSSEETMELSRRQIANILEDNISVFYGGVSGLVSIDKFLKEDKVIYDNSFVTVERDLFDIKSQKYITEISAGDFICMTYKGPYKKNYTAFKKLVDYVEYKRIPIENYIYEIPIIDPLSTNNEEELLTEIQIQVKKREIDLRCLV; this is encoded by the coding sequence ATGAGTAAAAAATTTTCAATAGGCGAAATGTCAAAGCTTCATAAAATAAGTATACAGACACTAAGGTACTATGACCAAATAGGTTTATTTAAGCCTGTTCATGTTGATCAAGAAAGCAATTACAGATATTACTCAATTGACCAATTTTCACAATTAGATATTATAAAATACTTAAAGTATTTAGGTATGCCTTTAAAAGAAATTAAATCAAAGCTTGATGAAAATAATGAAGAAATTCTAAAGCTACTGACTAATAAAATTAATATAGTGGACGAAAAAATTAAAGAATTAGAACTTATAAAAAAAGTACTAAGTACAAAGAAAGAAACAATGGAAAAAGGTATGAAAGTAGATGAAGTCGGCAAAATAGTGAGAAAACATATTCCACGAAGAAGTATCTTATCTATAGAATACGAAGAAGGATTAAGTAGTGAAGAAACTATGGAACTTTCCAGAAGACAAATAGCAAATATATTAGAAGATAATATATCTGTGTTTTATGGTGGAGTAAGTGGACTTGTATCTATAGATAAATTTTTAAAAGAAGATAAAGTTATTTATGATAATAGTTTTGTAACTGTTGAAAGAGATTTATTTGATATAAAATCACAAAAATATATAACAGAAATTTCAGCTGGTGACTTTATTTGTATGACATATAAAGGACCTTACAAAAAAAATTATACTGCTTTTAAGAAGCTGGTTGATTATGTTGAGTATAAAAGAATACCTATTGAAAATTATATATATGAAATACCTATAATAGACCCTTTGTCTACAAACAACGAAGAAGAACTTCTAACTGAAATTCAGATACAAGTTAAAAAGAGAGAAATTGACTTAAGATGTTTAGTGTAA
- a CDS encoding family 1 glycosylhydrolase → MIVDKLKKTNQYDDTNIFVFSAHGDFTGDYSITEKAQNSFEDSISKVPLLIKPANNINVKLRISKALVELLDILVTIAEMGFKCFRTSINWTRIFPNGDEEIANEDGLKFYDNLFDECLKYGIEPVVTICHYEMSYVLVEKL, encoded by the coding sequence ATGATTGTTGATAAATTAAAGAAAACGAATCAATATGATGATACTAATATATTTGTATTTAGTGCTCATGGAGATTTTACTGGAGATTACTCAATAACAGAAAAAGCCCAGAATTCGTTTGAAGATTCTATTTCAAAAGTTCCATTATTAATTAAGCCAGCAAATAATATTAATGTTAAACTAAGAATATCTAAAGCATTAGTAGAGCTTTTAGATATACTAGTTACTATTGCTGAAATGGGATTTAAATGTTTTAGAACTTCAATTAATTGGACAAGAATTTTTCCAAATGGTGATGAAGAAATAGCAAATGAAGATGGGTTAAAATTTTATGATAATTTATTTGATGAGTGTCTAAAATATGGAATAGAACCAGTAGTAACAATTTGTCATTATGAGATGTCTTATGTATTAGTTGAAAAATTATAA
- a CDS encoding MFS transporter has translation MENKSNVKRFLIIFILAFGTTAMYSLPYMKSSFYDPMQQALALSHTQIGNLLSLYGLVGMVSYFIGGWFADRFSVRKLITFSLIASGILGFYFSTFPSYTMILLIFVLWGFTTILTFFSASVKVVRMQGSESEQGRIFGFYEGLSGVSGTLISFIGLYFFGKFAEITVGFKYVVWLYSAASIICGILLFFLVEEKKDSGASDEGLSIKSLLKVVTMPKAWLIGLIIFSTYLVFSSLTYLSPYLSEVYVMPMTLVSALSIIRTYVIKMGASPVAGVITDKVGSSIRVMFVGFILMTVSTAAYLVIPKSAGFIWIAVINMIILSVILFGFRGIYFASVSESNISLETTGAVVGFASFIGFSPDAFYYTIAGNWLDKYGQTGYTYIFILSVVCAVIGIFATYALNKINKREK, from the coding sequence ATGGAAAACAAAAGTAATGTTAAAAGATTTTTGATAATATTCATATTGGCATTTGGAACAACAGCTATGTATAGTTTACCATATATGAAATCATCATTTTATGACCCAATGCAACAAGCTTTAGCATTAAGTCATACACAAATAGGGAACTTATTAAGTTTATATGGATTAGTAGGAATGGTATCCTATTTTATAGGAGGATGGTTTGCAGATAGATTCTCAGTTAGAAAACTGATAACTTTTTCTTTAATTGCTTCAGGAATACTTGGGTTTTATTTCTCAACATTCCCGTCATATACTATGATACTTTTAATATTTGTATTATGGGGGTTTACAACAATATTAACTTTCTTCTCAGCATCTGTTAAGGTTGTTAGAATGCAAGGAAGTGAGTCAGAGCAAGGAAGAATATTTGGTTTTTATGAAGGATTATCAGGCGTATCAGGTACATTAATTTCTTTTATAGGTCTTTACTTCTTTGGTAAATTTGCTGAAATAACAGTAGGATTTAAATATGTAGTATGGTTATATTCTGCAGCATCTATAATATGTGGTATACTTCTATTTTTCTTAGTAGAAGAGAAAAAAGATAGTGGAGCATCAGATGAAGGATTAAGCATTAAATCATTACTAAAAGTAGTTACAATGCCAAAGGCATGGTTAATTGGTCTTATAATATTTTCAACTTATTTAGTATTCTCAAGCTTAACTTATTTAAGCCCATATTTATCAGAAGTTTATGTGATGCCAATGACTCTAGTTTCTGCTCTATCAATAATCAGAACTTATGTTATAAAAATGGGAGCATCTCCAGTTGCTGGTGTCATAACAGATAAAGTTGGGTCATCTATAAGAGTAATGTTTGTAGGATTTATACTAATGACAGTAAGTACAGCTGCTTACTTGGTGATTCCTAAGAGTGCAGGATTTATATGGATAGCTGTAATAAATATGATAATACTAAGTGTAATATTATTTGGATTTAGAGGTATATACTTTGCATCTGTTTCAGAGTCTAATATATCTTTAGAAACTACAGGAGCAGTAGTTGGATTTGCTTCATTTATAGGATTTTCTCCAGATGCGTTTTATTATACTATTGCAGGTAATTGGTTAGATAAATATGGACAAACAGGTTATACGTATATATTCATTTTATCTGTGGTATGTGCAGTTATAGGTATATTTGCTACTTATGCTTTAAATAAAATAAATAAAAGAGAAAAATAG
- a CDS encoding RluA family pseudouridine synthase gives MIKVIYEDNHLLVVEKPVNILSQGDNTNDKDMVNLLKDYIKKKYNKPGNVYIGLIHRLDRPVGGVMVFAKTSKAASRLSEQVRNKTFKKTYLAVVHGMLKSNSDTLRDFLYKNKKTNMVTVVKKNHKYAKEAELNYKVLDFKENLSLVQVDLKTGRSHQIRVQFASRKHPLYGDQKYGKEINKVGQQISLWSNKIEIYHPTTKEKMEFTCHPSDKYPWNIF, from the coding sequence ATGATAAAAGTCATATATGAAGATAACCATTTATTAGTTGTAGAAAAACCAGTTAACATATTATCTCAGGGGGATAATACTAATGATAAGGATATGGTAAATCTTTTAAAAGACTATATTAAAAAAAAGTATAACAAACCTGGAAATGTATACATTGGTTTAATACATAGATTGGATAGACCAGTAGGTGGAGTTATGGTTTTTGCAAAAACATCAAAGGCTGCTTCTAGATTATCTGAGCAAGTAAGAAATAAGACCTTTAAAAAAACCTATCTAGCTGTTGTTCATGGTATGCTAAAATCTAATTCAGATACATTAAGGGATTTTTTATATAAGAATAAAAAGACTAATATGGTAACTGTAGTGAAAAAAAATCATAAATATGCCAAAGAAGCTGAACTCAACTATAAGGTATTAGACTTTAAAGAAAATTTAAGCTTAGTCCAAGTTGATTTAAAGACTGGTCGCTCTCATCAGATAAGAGTTCAATTTGCAAGCAGAAAACATCCATTATACGGAGACCAAAAATATGGCAAAGAAATAAATAAAGTTGGACAACAAATATCTCTTTGGTCCAATAAGATAGAAATCTACCATCCTACTACAAAAGAAAAAATGGAATTTACATGTCATCCATCGGATAAATATCCATGGAATATATTTTAA
- the carB gene encoding carbamoyl-phosphate synthase large subunit: MPKLDSIKKTLVLGSGPIIIGQAAEFDYSGTQACQALKEEGIEVVLVNSNPATIMTDKEVADKIYIEPLTIEFIEKIIEKERPDSLLAGMGGQTGLNLAVELYDAGILDKYNVKVIGTSIESIKKGEDRDLFREVMKEINQPVIVSDIVTNLEAGLEFANKIGYPVVVRPAYTLGGTGGGIADTEEELREILTHGLQLSPVGQVLLEKSIKGWKEIEYEVMRDGNGNCITVCNMENVDPVGVHTGDSIVVAPSQTLSDEEYQLLRKASIDIINAIEVQGGCNVQIALNPHSLEYAIIEINPRVSRSSALASKATGYPIAKVAAKIALGYTLDEIENAVTKKTYACFEPTLDYVVVKIPKWPFDKFRHANRKLGTKMMATGEIMSIGSNFEAAILKGIRSLETGKYSLVHAPSEGRTLEELKARVVVPDDERLFDLAEMIRRGYKVEMISEITGVDKWFINKFKWIVEQEEKLKVLKIEDLDKEYLHELKKKGFSDKGISDLMKISPEKLYELRGLYNIQPVYKMVDTCGGEFEALSPYYYSTYEQYDEVVVSDKRKVVVLGSGPIRIGQGIEFDYCSVHCVKSLRKMGIETIIVNNNPETVSTDFDTSDKLYFEPLTEEEVLNIIEKEKPEGVILQFGGQTAIKLAKFLHEKNIPILGTDFDDIDAAEDREKFDDLLERLDINRPKGKGVWTTNEGVEVAKELGYPVLVRPSYVLGGQGMEITYNEEKLIQYLDDAFDRDHKNPVLIDKYLTGREIEVDAICDKEDILIPGIMEHLERAGVHSGDSTTMYPSQNISDEIKEKIVEYTKKMALELNVLGMVNIQFIEFQNELYIIEVNPRASRTVPYISKVSGVPIVDLATKCMLGAKLKDLGYGTGVYKEPKLVSVKVPVFSMSKLAKVEVSLGPEMKSTGEVLGVGENLEEALYKGFLAAGRHMSDERGVVLATVNNHDKDEFIEIAKDMKDLGYTFVATEGTAKSLKENGIEADIVNRIEEPRPNILDAIRNKQVDIVINTPTKGNDSTRDGFKMRRTAIEFSTEIMTSLDTLKALVEVKKKHLNKDKLKVYNIAE, encoded by the coding sequence ATGCCTAAATTAGATAGTATAAAGAAAACTTTAGTATTAGGGTCAGGACCAATAATAATAGGTCAAGCGGCAGAGTTTGATTATTCAGGAACACAGGCCTGCCAAGCATTAAAAGAAGAGGGAATTGAAGTTGTATTAGTTAATAGTAATCCAGCTACGATAATGACTGATAAAGAAGTGGCAGATAAAATATATATAGAACCATTAACAATAGAATTTATAGAAAAAATAATAGAAAAAGAAAGACCAGATAGTTTACTTGCAGGTATGGGTGGTCAGACAGGATTAAACTTAGCTGTAGAATTATATGATGCTGGTATATTAGATAAATATAATGTAAAAGTTATAGGGACATCTATAGAGTCTATAAAAAAGGGCGAAGATAGAGATTTATTTAGAGAGGTAATGAAAGAAATAAATCAACCTGTAATAGTTAGTGACATAGTTACAAACTTAGAAGCAGGTCTTGAATTTGCCAATAAAATAGGATATCCAGTGGTTGTAAGACCAGCATATACGTTAGGTGGAACTGGTGGAGGTATAGCTGATACAGAGGAAGAATTAAGAGAAATTCTTACACATGGATTGCAATTAAGCCCAGTAGGACAAGTTCTTCTGGAAAAGAGTATAAAAGGTTGGAAAGAAATAGAATATGAAGTAATGAGAGATGGAAATGGAAACTGTATAACTGTATGTAATATGGAAAATGTAGACCCAGTTGGAGTTCATACAGGAGATAGTATAGTTGTTGCCCCAAGTCAAACTCTAAGTGATGAAGAGTATCAATTACTTAGAAAGGCATCAATAGACATAATAAATGCAATAGAAGTTCAAGGTGGGTGTAACGTTCAAATAGCTTTAAATCCACATAGTTTAGAGTATGCAATAATAGAAATAAATCCAAGAGTTAGTAGGTCATCAGCCTTAGCATCAAAAGCTACAGGATATCCAATAGCAAAAGTAGCAGCTAAGATAGCTTTAGGTTACACTTTGGATGAGATAGAAAATGCAGTAACTAAAAAGACTTATGCTTGTTTTGAACCGACATTAGATTATGTAGTAGTAAAAATACCAAAGTGGCCATTTGATAAATTTAGACATGCTAATAGAAAATTAGGAACTAAGATGATGGCTACTGGTGAAATAATGAGTATAGGTAGTAACTTTGAGGCTGCTATTCTTAAAGGGATAAGATCACTTGAAACAGGAAAATATTCGTTGGTTCATGCACCATCAGAAGGTAGAACATTAGAAGAATTAAAGGCTAGAGTTGTAGTACCTGATGATGAGAGACTATTTGACTTAGCTGAAATGATAAGAAGAGGCTATAAAGTAGAAATGATATCAGAAATAACTGGTGTTGATAAGTGGTTTATAAACAAATTTAAATGGATAGTAGAGCAAGAAGAAAAATTAAAAGTTCTAAAAATAGAAGACCTAGATAAAGAGTATCTACATGAATTAAAGAAAAAAGGATTCTCTGATAAAGGTATATCTGACTTAATGAAGATAAGCCCAGAAAAGTTATATGAATTAAGAGGTTTATATAATATACAGCCAGTTTATAAAATGGTTGATACATGTGGAGGAGAATTCGAAGCTCTATCACCTTACTATTATTCAACTTATGAGCAATATGATGAGGTAGTTGTTAGTGATAAGAGAAAAGTGGTAGTATTGGGTTCTGGTCCAATAAGAATAGGTCAAGGTATAGAATTTGACTATTGTTCAGTTCATTGTGTAAAATCTTTAAGAAAAATGGGAATAGAAACTATAATTGTAAACAATAACCCTGAAACAGTGAGTACAGATTTTGATACATCAGATAAGTTATATTTTGAACCATTAACAGAAGAAGAAGTTTTAAATATAATCGAAAAAGAAAAACCAGAAGGTGTAATACTACAGTTTGGTGGACAAACAGCTATAAAATTGGCTAAGTTCTTACATGAAAAAAACATCCCTATATTGGGTACTGATTTTGATGATATAGATGCAGCAGAGGATAGAGAAAAATTTGATGACTTACTAGAAAGATTAGACATAAATAGACCAAAAGGAAAAGGTGTATGGACGACTAACGAGGGTGTTGAGGTTGCTAAGGAGTTAGGTTATCCAGTGTTAGTTAGACCATCTTATGTACTTGGTGGTCAAGGTATGGAAATAACTTATAACGAAGAAAAATTAATTCAGTATTTGGATGATGCATTTGATAGAGACCACAAGAATCCAGTACTTATAGATAAATATCTAACTGGTAGGGAAATAGAAGTAGATGCTATATGTGATAAGGAAGATATATTAATACCTGGTATAATGGAACATTTGGAAAGAGCTGGAGTTCACTCTGGAGATAGTACAACAATGTATCCAAGTCAAAATATATCTGATGAGATAAAAGAAAAGATAGTAGAATACACTAAAAAAATGGCTTTAGAGCTTAATGTACTTGGTATGGTTAATATACAATTTATAGAATTCCAAAATGAATTATATATAATTGAAGTTAATCCTAGAGCTAGTAGAACAGTTCCATATATAAGTAAAGTGAGTGGAGTACCAATAGTTGACTTAGCGACTAAGTGCATGTTAGGAGCTAAATTAAAGGATTTAGGATATGGCACAGGAGTTTACAAAGAGCCAAAACTAGTATCAGTAAAAGTGCCAGTATTCTCAATGTCTAAATTAGCTAAGGTTGAGGTAAGTCTAGGACCTGAGATGAAGTCTACAGGAGAGGTTCTAGGTGTAGGAGAAAACTTAGAAGAAGCTTTATACAAAGGATTCTTAGCAGCAGGTAGACATATGTCTGATGAAAGAGGAGTTGTACTTGCTACTGTTAATAATCATGACAAGGATGAGTTTATAGAGATAGCAAAAGATATGAAAGACTTAGGATATACTTTTGTTGCTACAGAAGGAACAGCTAAGAGTCTAAAAGAAAATGGAATAGAGGCAGATATAGTAAATAGAATTGAAGAGCCTAGACCAAATATACTGGATGCTATAAGAAATAAACAAGTTGATATAGTAATAAATACACCAACTAAAGGAAATGACTCTACAAGAGATGGATTTAAAATGAGAAGAACGGCTATTGAATTCTCCACTGAAATAATGACATCCTTGGATACACTAAAAGCTTTAGTAGAGGTTAAGAAGAAACACCTAAATAAAGACAAGTTAAAAGTTTACAATATAGCTGAGTAG
- a CDS encoding single-stranded DNA-binding protein, protein MNILLKDAIDELKNIHCGEVFLLKELFKGYEWNRLEMNIRLKLGKLFLCEVVSNPNLNVEVINKNSAYQQMYKKK, encoded by the coding sequence ATGAATATTCTGTTAAAAGATGCAATAGATGAATTAAAAAACATCCATTGCGGAGAAGTTTTTTTATTAAAAGAATTGTTCAAAGGCTATGAATGGAACAGATTGGAGATGAATATCAGATTAAAGTTAGGAAAACTTTTCTTGTGTGAAGTAGTAAGTAATCCCAATTTAAATGTAGAAGTCATCAATAAAAACTCTGCTTATCAACAAATGTATAAAAAAAAATAA
- the carA gene encoding glutamine-hydrolyzing carbamoyl-phosphate synthase small subunit translates to MKARLILEDGTIFIGKAFGYLEESVGEVVFNTSMIGYGEVLTDPSYYGQIVTMTYPLVGNYGINLSSAESEKVQVKGFIVREKSDSPSNFRCEIDIDQYLKQNKVIGLEGIDTRALTKILRNNGTMKGIITLEDSTLEDVKHKLDKFSNTEAVRTVTRKEVEHIKGNGPKVAVMDFGVKRNILKSFIARGCDITIFPATTSPEDVLSINPDLIFLSNGPGDPEDLEDVIENIKALIGKKPIVGICLGHQLLALALGGKTAKLKFGHRGGNHPVKDLEEGKVFITSQNHGYYVSEVPEQMKVTHINLNDNTVEGMRHEKLGVYSVQYHPEACPGPKDNDYIFDKFLELAK, encoded by the coding sequence AGGTTAATATTAGAAGATGGGACAATTTTTATAGGAAAGGCATTTGGATATTTAGAAGAAAGTGTAGGCGAAGTAGTGTTTAATACTTCTATGATAGGATATGGTGAAGTTTTAACAGACCCTTCTTACTATGGTCAAATAGTTACTATGACTTATCCTCTTGTAGGAAATTATGGTATAAATTTATCATCAGCAGAGTCTGAAAAAGTTCAAGTAAAGGGATTTATAGTAAGAGAAAAAAGTGATTCTCCAAGTAATTTTAGATGTGAAATTGATATAGACCAATATTTAAAGCAAAATAAAGTTATTGGACTTGAAGGAATAGATACAAGAGCTTTGACTAAAATACTTAGAAATAATGGAACAATGAAAGGGATAATTACATTAGAAGACAGTACGTTAGAAGATGTTAAACATAAATTGGATAAGTTTTCAAATACAGAAGCAGTTAGAACAGTTACAAGAAAAGAAGTAGAGCATATAAAAGGAAATGGTCCAAAAGTAGCTGTTATGGATTTTGGAGTTAAAAGAAATATATTAAAATCATTTATAGCTCGTGGATGTGATATAACAATATTTCCAGCTACAACATCTCCAGAAGATGTATTAAGTATAAATCCTGACTTGATATTCTTGTCAAATGGACCTGGAGACCCAGAAGACCTAGAAGATGTTATAGAAAATATAAAAGCTCTTATTGGTAAAAAGCCTATAGTTGGAATCTGCTTAGGACATCAACTTTTAGCTTTAGCTCTTGGAGGAAAAACTGCTAAGCTTAAATTTGGACATAGAGGTGGAAATCATCCAGTTAAAGATTTAGAAGAGGGAAAAGTATTTATAACTTCTCAAAATCATGGATACTATGTTTCAGAAGTTCCTGAACAAATGAAAGTGACACATATAAATTTAAATGATAATACTGTTGAAGGAATGAGACATGAGAAGCTAGGTGTATACAGTGTTCAATACCATCCTGAGGCTTGTCCAGGACCAAAAGATAACGACTATATTTTTGATAAATTTTTAGAGTTAGCAAAATAA
- a CDS encoding class I SAM-dependent methyltransferase, whose product MLLLADKWKDYELIDMGNGEKLERWGNYVLRRPDPQVVWPMESEWALWKNPHGHYHRSNKGGGQWEHKKRYPEQWTINYKNLKFHIKPTGFKHTGLFPEQAANWDWMIDKIKKANRPIKVLNLFAYTGGATVACASAGAEVCHVDAAKGMVNWAKENIELSGLKNQTVRFIVDDVVKFVEREIRRGKKYDAIIMDPPSYGRGPKGEVWQIEEKLYSFVDLCMGVLSDNPLFFLINSYTTGFSPIVLENVLSTTIGKRTNTGYIYGGELGIPASRDGKILPCGIFGRWEKK is encoded by the coding sequence ATGTTATTATTAGCAGATAAATGGAAAGATTATGAACTTATAGATATGGGAAATGGAGAAAAATTAGAGCGTTGGGGTAATTATGTACTTAGAAGACCAGACCCACAGGTTGTGTGGCCAATGGAATCTGAATGGGCTTTGTGGAAAAACCCTCATGGACACTATCATAGAAGCAATAAAGGTGGAGGTCAATGGGAACACAAAAAAAGATACCCAGAGCAATGGACTATAAATTATAAAAACCTAAAGTTTCACATTAAACCAACTGGATTTAAACACACTGGTTTGTTCCCAGAGCAAGCAGCCAACTGGGATTGGATGATAGACAAAATAAAGAAAGCTAACAGACCTATAAAAGTGTTAAATCTTTTTGCATATACCGGTGGGGCTACTGTAGCTTGTGCATCTGCTGGTGCAGAAGTATGTCATGTTGATGCTGCAAAGGGTATGGTTAATTGGGCAAAAGAAAACATAGAATTATCAGGTCTTAAAAATCAAACAGTAAGATTTATAGTAGACGATGTTGTAAAGTTTGTTGAAAGAGAAATAAGAAGAGGTAAAAAATATGATGCAATAATAATGGACCCACCTTCTTATGGAAGAGGTCCTAAAGGAGAAGTATGGCAAATAGAAGAAAAGTTATATAGTTTTGTAGATTTATGTATGGGAGTTTTATCAGATAATCCTTTGTTTTTCTTGATTAATTCTTATACAACAGGGTTTTCTCCAATAGTTCTTGAAAATGTATTGTCTACAACAATAGGTAAGAGGACAAATACAGGATATATATATGGTGGAGAATTAGGAATACCAGCTTCTAGAGATGGTAAGATACTTCCTTGTGGTATATTTGGAAGATGGGAGAAAAAATAA